The nucleotide sequence atttgtttatgaccGCACTTGATTGGGGATATCTCTGGCACTACAAGTCAATCGAGTTAAATGAAGGACAAGTTGCTTACTTATGAATGGGTCATCTTTGGTGTCTACAAGTCAATTTAGTTAAATGAAAGGACAAGTTGGGGCTTATTAATCGCAAATAAAATCGTGTAAATTACCATAAATTTCAGTGCCATTAAGAATGTGTGAGGTGCACGAGGCTCTTATCAATGTGAGATGTGAGTAGAGTCAATCTACACAAACTCACTTATCTTAGAGtgggtacatacatacatacataatgtTGTCTAAAAAAATATTTCCGCTCTAGAAGCATTGACCAAGTCTTTATGTTGACTGAGTCATAGTCCAATAGGTGTCGAGAAATAATTTCTAAGATGTAGAAGGCCGTCGCATAAATTTCCAGCGGTGCAATGGGGCCCGATGTAAACTTACTCCAAGCAGCGGTATTCTGAACCGCAAGAAATCCcacttcgtaaagatcttaaggtGATCCGACGGGTTACTAGATGATTAGCGGAACATGATGACGGAGGGGTTATCACACCTTCTTCATGACGTCCGCGATGGTTGGGTTTCTCTTTGCCATTGATCTTCGAAATCCCTAATTCCGGACGCCGAAGAACGCCAACGAGTAATTCCTCTTTCTGATGGCTTCAAACTCGTAGTATCGGAAGGCAGCTCGGATCTACGAAGAtaactttcttcatttctttcgATGGTTTACTGGGCTGGACTAAGGAGGTGAAGAGAAAAGCTCTATTGTTGAGCCCACTTCGATTCTATTGCCGCTTTGTTCTCATCTTACTCCGGAAAGAAGTCCAATGCATCAAGCGCATCGAACGTTGCATTTCACACATGCATACAACACCACAGCAGTAGGATTCATTTTAGTTGTGAATGGGTGAATTAAACACCACGCTTAACTCCTCCGAGCTCTCCACATTTATCGTAACATTCCGATTGAATTATCACTAATCTGTGAAGTTTAAGTTCTTAACAAAGAACTTAATCTAATATGTTAATGTTAACAAAGAATTATGATGTCACGTCGTAAAGACACAAACGTTTAAGGACTCGAGAGTGCTAACCTGCACGTCCCGCCTATTCCAGCGCATTTTAGCCGCAATTTCGAACGGCTATATAAACCCACCAATTCCGATCTTTCttcctacctctctctctctctctctctcacacatcgCGCAAGCGTTGGAGGGGACGACGAAGTCCAAATCTGGACTTTGATTCCCCATCGTCGGCTTCTCCTCCTTCCCGTCTTTCCCCTTCCGATCCTTCTTATCCATCCCGATCTACGCATTTTTTTGGATATCGATGTCATTGGTAAGATCAATGCCGCCGCGCAGCAGGGGCTTTCGTCTGTGTCGGATCTTGGAAGCCCGAAGTGTGGGTTCTGAACCGAGGGAAATCGACATCCATCAGGTCAATCAGctgcttctttttattttcttcctttttcctctAGAGATCGGGAAGATTTCTCCTTCAGAGAAGAATCGACACGGGCCCAATGAAGAAGACACCACCAAAGTTGTGGGTATTTTGGATCTGGAGAAAACTGATCCTGACGTTACATATCTGAATCTTCGTTTTCGTTTTGTTTCTTACGTTGATTTTCCCTGGTTTAAATTGGTTAGCCATCTCTGTTGTAATTCTCATCTACGAACAGAGGGAGGTCCACTGCCTTTATGCCTGAAGATCCAGAGTTAGCATCAGCTAGATAGGGAATTTTTTTTACTCCCTGATCATTGTTTTGATGTTAGAATACTGTCGTTGTCTTATATCATTAGAGTGACGAGTTAAAGAAGCAATCCCTGTCGGAGATGGTGGTTGCGGTGGATCCACCGCTGGCAATTATGAGTATATCTTAAAGAGGCATTCAGTTCTGTTCTGTAGTTCTTTCTCAAACTGTTATATCTGCTCTTGTAATTTGGTGTTATCAGGGGGAGATCATGAGCTTCTCTAAAGCAAAGAGTTGGATTTCACTTCCATGTTCCGGACATCACAATTCTGGTATGATGCGTCCACTTTCTCATCTCTATGCTTGATTGCGATGCCTAAAATTATGAGTACTAGTGTTGATGTTTGCTGTTAGGTATTCAGTATGGCAAACCTCATCTCGAAATTTTAGTTTGTGGCTGTCGGTCAAAGCATACAATCAGGGGCATTGCTTCTGAAAATATCCAAGCTTAATGGAAACAAGTATGATATGATGCAGTCTCATGATATTAGCCAGTTTTGATTAAGTTTTGATAACATGGCAGATTACTCGGGTGCTTCTTCTTGACAATATATATTAAGAATCTACATCTGAAACATTAAATTTGTAATTGAGAATAAAACATGTGATAACTCATAAATTGCATGATAATTTATCAGTGCAAGCCTAATTTTCATATTATCGAAAACCAATTAGTGTAAAATTTGATACacttttccgcattagttttctcTATATAATATACAGTTGACTTTGAGGTTATGAAGTAAATGTAATTCCTAATATGGCTGTCCATTGCATGCCTTCATGAATTCTTGTTATGTTTTAGATCTTATCATGACTTATTTTTCATTTTGTTTAGATTTCTGCTTCTTGGAGTTCTTTGTTTATATTCTTGACGTAATATGCGATTGATTTATCTTCGACAGCTAATGGTCTCAGAAAGTATTACTTCCACACGCTGTGTTCTCATGTGTATGTCGCTAATTGTGCTATACTAAGTAGATGGAGTTGGACCAGTAGCATCGAGGCCGACACTTGGTATTGTGCTTCCTCGAGTCAGGTTGCTTGGAATTTTCAAGATGCCAAATCCTCGAAGCTGTGGCCTTGCTTTGTGCCACGAGACAGCTGATGTGGGCCTCAGTTCGCCTCCCCTTGTTGTGGAAAACGGACGGTCCGGGCTCCATCTGCCCGCTTATCACGCGATGGACGATAAGCGTCGACAGATAGGTAATGACGCCTTGGAAGAGGCGGCTCGCTCGGCCTTATCAGTAGGCGCTGGAAAATCTTCTGCTCACGTTGTCCTTCTTTCTTGAGTTTGGTGTGGTGATCTAGAAAATAAGACATAAGAGCAAGAACAGCAGGTGCAGAACAGGAGTGGTCGTTAGAGAAGGGACGATGGCTGGCTTTCCTGGAGTGAAGGTGGCTCCGTTCACGTACGTGTCGCACGTGTTGGCGGTGGCGTCGGCGGCGATGGTCCTAGTGTGGTGCATCCACTTCCGCGGCGGCCTCGCCTTCGAGTCCACCAACAAATCCCTCATCTTTAACGTACGCCGACTCTCGATTTCTTGTTTTAACTCCACCTTCGTTAGTTTTTCATTGATCAGATCATTGTTAGGTTTGAACAATTCCTACCTTTTCATCAGTAAGTGTCGGTTTCAATGTATGAAAAGAGATCGAAGTAACTTGAGCGGCTTCTCTAATTATGTTCTTCTCTTGGTTCCTATCAGCAGATGATCATCTTGTACTGTTCTGGTGTTTGGTCTTCGTATCTCGCCTTATTTACTCTTTAATTTAAGAGATTTTGTGTAGCCTTAAATAAGAAAAGCAAAGGTTATATTGATATCTTCTTTTGATGGTAAAGTTCTTTTtcccctcttttttttcttttgacccaTTCTTTTGATAGCTTGTATGGTTCTTTCTCTGCGCAGAACAGTGATTCATGTTCTAatcatgtttcttcttcttctccattgcACTGAATTTTCTGTATATTAACGTCGCCGGATAAAATCTAATCATATTTAACTTTGTTCATTGGGGATTTTGTCTCGCTTCCTAAGAAAAGAATAATGTTTTCTTTATGGTGCATGGACTGGATAGAGTTAACATTTTTCAGTAAAGTTAATTATTTTGGTCAATAAAGTGAGGAAATAACTCTGTCCATACTTTGTCAAATAGTGTTTTCTTTACATTTTAATGTGGTCTCTCCTGCAGACCAATATTTTGGTGTGGATTTCTAAGCTGAAATTTCTCACAAGTCGTCTTTTATAGAAGCACTTGTTGAAAAGGCTGAACTATATTACAGTAGAACACTAACGTTGATTAGTTGCTAGAAGACTCTGTTTCATAAGTAGCGTTGCCCGGAAGTCTGTACTCTGTAGAATGTAAAATAGACCATGCTAATATGCGACATATATCCTAGAATCTCCTCAGAGGTGGAAGGTGAGAAAGCAATCCTATTGTTTATAGAATGATATAACAACAGTTTCTTTTGATATGTCTCCACATGGTTTGCCCTCGTTGAAATAGTTTTATTGACGAAAATGAACATTTATTTTCTGATTGTGCATTACGGATTCATTTTGAAATTTTGTGAGCACCAATTGACAATTACTTTAATATTGTTATGCATCACTGCTTTAGGCATATCAGTCAAAAGGATgtcttattttatttctttatcctgctttatgatgaatcgtgATCCATGCCAAGACTAATGTTCACTTTTTGGGGTCCCTTGATAGAATATTTAGAGTTGTTTAATATGAGTTGTTttacattaagaaaaaaaaaaaggatacaaTGTGAAGATAGTAACATTTCTGATATAGTAAGCGATCTGATGGCATATATGTCACTGTCAAAAAACTCATCATATGTTTGAGATGGAGGTAAAGATGCATTCAAGATTgcttcatgataaaaaaaaattcaaatgatatatatatttgcaaTTAATACTCAATTTAATAAGTTTAAGTTTTTAGATTGTATCGATATTCAGTCTCATGTATGTTAATCTTGATCAGTTTGACTATAAACATGTTAAAAATTGgatgatatatattaattttcttGCAGATTCATCCAGTTCTTATGCTGATTGGTTTTATTATTGTTGGGAGTGAAGGTAAGCCCGTTGAACCAATAATGTGCTATGTTATTAGATATGATTTATATGTCTATCAAAATAAATAGATATGACTTGTATCGGTTCACCTACTTGTGCTCGACTGTTCTACAGCTATAATGAGCTACAAAACCCTGCCACTGAGTCATGAAGTGAATAAAGTTATCCATTTGACTCTTCATGCAATTGCTCTTGTACTCGGTGCTGTGGGAATTTATGCTGCCTTCAAGTTTCACAATGAAAGCGGAATAGATAACCTGTACAGCTTGCATTCTTGGGTTGGGCTCGGCACCATCTGTTTATATGGCATTCAGGTAGGCAACATAAGCAACACATTGAATCTTTGCTCCATGTCACAGTTAACTACAAGTATTTGGTTCCCTTTCTGATTGCATCATGGACAACTGGTAAAAATGCCACTCCTTGTTCCATTTTTGTTTTGTCTGGACTACTATTATAGAGAAAGCTGAAATATTGGTCATCGTGTGGTATTTTGATGGGGGAGATAAATGTTTACCAGTTAAATATTGATGAAAGATAACAATCACAGAGAAATAGCTTTCGTAATTGTAAATGGAACAATCATTGGACTAGGAATTCAAAGCATTTTGTCAttacattaattatttttatgcaCAAGAGCAGCCTTGCTACTATATACATATCATGGTTtgccgtaccggtccgatagactttcggtacgcggaccgtttgTTACCGGTCCAGTACTGTAGAAGCACTGTAGTACTGtaatactgctacagtgctcggcacgcttgaatataccgctcggtacacccaagtGTACCGAACgatataccataccgtaccggtaccgaaccCGGGTCGAAattccggtatggtacgatattatgAACCTTGATACATATCATTACTAGTCTCACTCTAACGTCTTAATTTCTTCCTTGCAGTGGATTTTTGGGTTCGTGACCTTTTTCTTTCCTGGTGCATCTCCAACGCTGAGAGGTAAGTCTCTTCCTTGGCACGTACTATTTGGGCTGTTCGTCTACATACTAGCCATAGCCACCGCAGAGCTAGGCTTCTTGGAGAAACTCACTTTTCTGGAGAGCTCAGGCCTGTCCAAATATAGCTCAGAGTCCTTCTTGGTAAACTTCACTGCTCTTGTCGTGATCTTTCTTGGAGCCTCAGTTGTGATTTCTGCTATTGCTCCTGCACATGTTGATGCTCCACAAGGTTATTCTTCTATATCGGAGAATTAATCTCACCATTGTTGTCACAAACTGTTCTCCCAGTCAGACATTTGCATGACACAGTTATGTTTGTTACATACGACTACTGTTAGAAGGGAAGACTAGTGGTTTCTTCGCTGTGTATAGTTGGTTGCCATGGACAATAAGATTCTTGCAATGATAATGTTTCTTTGGTTGCAATATGATCTCTGGTTGATTCACAAATGATTTCTGCACTGCGGTGTCCTAACCGGTAAATTAAGGGACTTAATGGTACCTTTGCCCAAATGTGCACGGTTTGCTATAGAATTCACATCTTGATTACAAGTACGGTTGACGGCTAGATGTGGGATTCAATTGATGGTGTCGTCTGTATGACTTCTATGAAGTAATGCATGTAAGGTTATAATCATTCGGTTTATTTGTTTATTATTGCATGGTGGTATAATCTTTCTCATAAAACAAAGCATCGTGGTAGCTGCTAAAGGCAATTTTAGCCCACAGGTACCGGGATTTTTGTCTGATGTGAAATATATATCGTAAGAAACTTGAAGTTTGAATTACGGAAAACTCTTTCTTTTAGCTTTACTCATCATTTCTATAATTatgaagtgaaacatttaacttcAATTATCTCGATTTTACCAGcgaaagcatgaaaacaataggcaaaaatataattttaatattgcaGTTACGTTTTCAATGGTGATGGACGACGACACCATTGAAGATTATGAGTGATTGTTctggatgaggagggagagcggTGGCGAGAGGTGAGGCAAAGGGAAAGGAGAAAGAGGACGATGCTAATGTTGACGCTTTGCATCTACATCGGTGTCGACGCAATTACCGAGCGACGTCAATGCTGATGCAGAGTGGTGAAAGGGCGATGATTCACTACGAGCCGAATGCGACATTCCTTTGTTGGGCCAGCGACACGTCCATCCACAACGTTAATTTCCTCATGACTTGTCATGTCTGCTAGGTCACTTATGCCACTTGCCACTCCCTTAACATTGTCTATCACATCTCTGGCGCAGATCCGTGGCGAGTCCACCCCTTTTATGCTTCCTGCGATCTCGATCCTATTACCTCTTCTTCACACTTTATAGCCTTCTCGACCTTGAGCTCTTACCTATCCACATTCGAGTCCATGACGACACCTCAATAGTGGGCGACCATAAAGCAATGATGCGGGGTCGTTGAGGAGAAGGTGGAGGCCATCCTGCTAGGTTGGATTCGAAGGATGGGGTTGCTAAGTGATATCGATGCAATTATCGAGCGACCCTTTCACCACTCTCCGTCACATCGGCATCACTTGGCAATTGTGTCGACATCTGcattgtcttcttcctcctctctttgcCTCAACTCTCGTCATCGCTCTCCCTTCCCATTCATAATAGCCACCCATAGCCTCCAACGATGCCATCGTCCACCACCATGGAAAACGTAACTAaaatattgaaattatttttttacctattatttttatgttttcgtcGGTAAAACTAATGATATTATAATAAATGAAGTTAGATATTTTACCTTCATAACTATtgagattctaatataaattttttaagtctaagaattgaaatactaaaaagacctaattataagagataatatgtaattagtcataAAAGAAAAACCTAATAAATTTCTACATGGAAGCTACCATGGATTTATAACCTTAgtaccaaccaaccaaccaaccaaagaGAATCCTtccatattcacttcttttttGAGCTTCTATCAAGAAATAAgcttgattttatatatatatatatatatatatatatatatatatatatatatatatatatatatatatatatatatatatatatatatatatatctctctctctctctctctctctctctctctctctctctctctctctcctcgaatGATATATCTAAGTTGGTGGAGCAGAGGGCTGTGAATTCTAAAGTCACCGGTTCAAATCTGGTTCCT is from Musa acuminata AAA Group cultivar baxijiao unplaced genomic scaffold, Cavendish_Baxijiao_AAA HiC_scaffold_1035, whole genome shotgun sequence and encodes:
- the LOC103982679 gene encoding probable ascorbate-specific transmembrane electron transporter 1, translating into MAGFPGVKVAPFTYVSHVLAVASAAMVLVWCIHFRGGLAFESTNKSLIFNIHPVLMLIGFIIVGSEAIMSYKTLPLSHEVNKVIHLTLHAIALVLGAVGIYAAFKFHNESGIDNLYSLHSWVGLGTICLYGIQWIFGFVTFFFPGASPTLRGKSLPWHVLFGLFVYILAIATAELGFLEKLTFLESSGLSKYSSESFLVNFTALVVIFLGASVVISAIAPAHVDAPQGYSSISEN